In one Dermacentor variabilis isolate Ectoservices chromosome 4, ASM5094787v1, whole genome shotgun sequence genomic region, the following are encoded:
- the LOC142579901 gene encoding uncharacterized protein LOC142579901: MAAAALCVIGWSGQVQIGVGFVMPLNKWHYIFKSASDGKCPLEVAWHLWTPVQAGESSLTGQACRTMCRASWKLLATPEKVAALKNCLAKYISDHPMMPPAPHPENHLASQRKHLWSSLLHKQDARASEWKSKYSTSPVMLFQ; the protein is encoded by the exons atggctgcagcagcactgtgtgtaattggatggtctggtcag GTACAGATTGGTGTGGGATTTGTGATGCCACTCAACAAGTGGCATTACATATTCAAGTCTGCTTCCGACGGAAAGTGCCCATTAGAGGTGGCATGGCACCTGTGGACACCAGTGCAAGCAGGTGAAAGCAGCCTGACTGGACAGGCCTGCCGGACAATGTGCCGCGCATCTTGGAAGCTTCTGGCAACACCGGAGAAAGTGGCTGCTTTGAAGA ACTGCCTGGCGAAATACATAAGTGACCATCCAATGATGCCACCTGCACCACATCCGGAGAACCACCTTGCTTCCCAGCGAAAGCACCTTTGGAGCTCTCTTTTACACAAGCAGGATGCCAGAGCAAGCGAGTGGAAAAGTAAATACAGTACAAGTCCAGTGAtgctttttcaataa